A window of Kribbella voronezhensis genomic DNA:
CACTACTGGATGGTCGAGGCACCGGGAGACGAAACCGAGGTCAAGCGAGCGGTCCTGATCCCGAACGGACGGCCCGGCCTCGCGATCGCGCTCGGTCAGCCGGGCTTGCGGCAGGACCCGCTGACGGGCACGTCCTGGACGAACGACGGCGCGCTGTTCGGGATCATGACACGGCCTCATCTGCTGACCCAGTCCGGTCCGTCGAGCTACGTCGGCGCCGAACTCACACCATGGGGCGCAGCAGCACTCGGCCTCCAAGACCGTTTGGTCGACGGCGTCCTCCCGATCGCCGACTGGACGGACGCCGGTACTGCGGGTCGCCTGGCCGCTGACCTCCGGCAACTCGACTTCGGGCAACCCCGGGCGGACAAACTGGCCGACTTCCTCGCGACCCGGCTACATCCGGTCCGCAACGTCGAGCTGGTGGAGCGAGCGGTCCGGATCATCGAGGACAGCGGTGGGTCGGTGAGCGTGGCCGAAGTGGCGGCGCGGACGAGTACGTCGTACAGCAGTCTTTATCGGGCGTTCTCGGGGGCGACCGGGATCGGTCCCAAGCAGTTCGGCGAGATCATCCGCTACTTCGGCTTCGTCGGCGGGCTGATCGCCGGACCGGCGGACGCGGCGACGACGCTCGCTGCTCTGCACGGGTACTACGACCAGGCGCACGCGGCCAGGGACTTCAAGCGGTACACGGGGGTCAGCGCGTCGTCGTTCCGCGCGGTTCAGGACGGGATCGCAGTCTTGATGCATGAAAGATCTGTCCAAGACGAGAGTGCGGATCCGGCCGGAGACTGACCTGGTCAACCTCTGGAGGAGAACCGTGGGACGCATCATTCATGTCGAACTCACCGCTGCCGGGCTCGACGCCGCTGCGGAGTTCTACACCAAGGCGTTCGGCTGGCAGCTCACGCCGTCGGGCTTCGTCGACGGCTACCTGGTGGCGGAGACGGGAGCGGGGGACGGGATCGACGCCGCGATCATGAAGCGGGAGTACCAGCAGCAACCCGCGATCGTGTGGCTCGAAGTGGACGACCTCGACGCCACCTGCGCCGCGGTGGTCGCAGCCGGTGGGACCGCCGACCACGAGGCGCAGGAGATCCCGGGCGTCGGCCGGCTCAGCTACGTCCGCGATCCGGAAGGTGTCGTCCTGGGCATCCGGCAACCAGCCGGCTGATCGGCGGTTGAGGGGTCAGCCGGCGGCGGTGTCGATGTGGCGGGCGAGGACGAGGTCGTCGTCGGTGATGCCGCCGGCGTCGTGGCTGCTGACCCGGAAGGTGATCGTGGTGTAGCGGATGTCGATGTCCGGGTGGTGGTTCATCGACTCGGCCAGTTGGGCGACGGTCGCGACCAGCCGGATGCCGTCCAGGAAGCTGTCTTTCTTGACGCTGCGGACCAGCGCGTTCTCGTCGACCTTCCACTCCGGGAGGTGGTCGCGGATCGCGGCATCGATCTGGTCGTCCGTCAGCAGCTCAGCCATGCGCACACTCTAGTGCCAGTACGCCGTCAGCCGGCGCCAGTGCTGGTACGCCGTCACCCGGCGGCGGGAGGCAGCCGCCCGTCAGCTGGTGATCGGACGGACCCGGTGCGAGGTGAGGAGCGCGGCGAAAGCAAGGGCCGCGCTGGCGACGATGATCGTGCCGAAGACCCAGGGGCCGGGATCCGAGGCGTTCAAGGCCAGCAGCGTGCCGCTGACCGCGAGCGCGGTTGCGATGCTCATCGTTCCTGCCATCTGACCGGCGCTGGTGTTGCGACCGGAGTTGCCCGCGTCGGAGAGGTCGAGAGTGAGGACCGACAGGCTCGACGAGCTCAGGCCCATACCGACGCCGGCGAACGACCAGCCGATCAACCCGGCCCAGCCGCCGTCGCTCCAGGCGAGCAACGAGGTGACGGCGAGCCCGAGTGTCATCAGGACCAGGCCGATCCGTAGTACGGACACTCGCTGCAGCCCGTGGTCGCGGCCCTGTAGCCAGGATCCGAACGCCCAGCTCACTCCGGTGATCGACAGCGTGATCCCTGCCTTCGACGGGCTGAAGTCGTGCCGCAAGGTCAACAGCAGCGGAAGATAAGCGCCCGTCCCCGCGAACGCGGCGCCACCAAGCCCCCGTACTGCGACCACGGCAGGGAACCCGCGACGTGCGACGAACGTGCCTTGCGGCATCACCCGTACGGCGGCCAGCGCGAGCACCACGACGCTGAGAGCGATCGCCGTACCGCCCGCGATGTGGTGAGCCTGCAGGTGATCCCCGGCGAGCGTCATCGCGAACAAGGCCACCGACGCGGCGAACGCCCAAGGCAATGCGGATCGCCACGCTTCCAGTTCGGCCGTCTCCTTCGGGCTGCGTTCGGGCGCGACGCTGCGCGCGGACAACTGCATCGCGGGCTGCAGCAGTAACCAACTCGGGATCAACAGGGCGACCGCGCCGATGAACACCCACCGCCAGCCGAGGTGCTCGGTCACCAGTCCCGTCACGAACGGGCCGAGGACCGACGGCAGGATCCACATCGCCGCGAACAACGAGAACATCCGCGGCCGCAGTACGGCGGGCAGTGCGCGCGCGACCAGCACCATCAGGGCTACGTCCAGCAGGCCCTCGGCCAGACCGCTCAGCAGTCGACCGGCGACCACCATCGGCATCCCTTGCGCAGTGCCGACCAGTAGCTGAGCGAGCGCGAAGGTGATCGCACCGGCCCGGAGGGTGGGGATCGGGCCGCGTCGATCGGCCCAGAGCCCGGCGATGGCCAGCGACACCAGGTAGCTCGCGTTGGGCGCGGCATTGGCCAGCCCGAAGCTGCCGATCGCGTCGAACTCGCGGACCATCGTCGGCAACGCCGTACCGACCGCCCGGTTCTCGAACGCGCCCAGAGTGACCAGCGCGATCACCCCGAGCACCAGGGGCAAGTGCGGTCCGCTGAACAGCTTGGGCTTGTGCGCTTCGGTCAAGGACATGCCCGCCATCCTGAGAGTTCAAGCTAACTTGAAGTCAACTGCGGCTCTCGGGCAACCGGAAGACCAGGACGAGCACCCGGAGGACGAGCACCGCGCAGATCACCAGCAGGTTGTAGGCGAAGAGCTGGAACAAGCTCAGCGAACTGGTGACCTGCGGGCCTCCCGGCGTACCGAGGAGCAGGACTGCCATCAGGCCGGCGGTGGCACCGAGGATCGCGAGCAACGCCTGGTGGAGCAAGCCGGTCAGGTGCCGCCGGTCGCGTTCGTCGGCGAGCAGGCGTACGTTGACGCTCAGCCGGCCCGACTCGGCCGCGGCCGCGATCCGGTCGATCCGTCGCGGCAACCGGCGCAGCATCGGCAACAAGGTGGCCAGCTCCTCGGTCGCCGTACGGCGTAACGCGTCGGGCGCGAGCCGGTCGGTGACATGGGCGGCCGCGAACTGGCGGGACGCGGCGACCAGGTCGAAGCCGGGGGAGATCCGCGAGATCGTGCCCTCGATGGTGGCCAGTGCGCGAAACACCGCGGCCACCTCGGGCGGAACGCCGAGTCCGTGCGCGGTGATGATCTTGAACAGGTCGTTGAACATCGCCGGCCCGAGGGCGGCGCCGGCGCCGAGATGACGGGCCATGAACTGGCCGACCGCGCGTTCGAGCGACTGCTCGTCGACCGTGTCCGGGCGATAAACGATCTCCAGCAGGGCGTCGGTCGCGGCCGTCGGGTCGCCGTGGTCGACCGCGAGCAGGAACCGCTGCAGGGCTTCGCGCGTGGACGGATCCAGCCGCCCGACCGAGCCGAGGTCGAGCATCCCGATCCGGCCGTCGGTGAGCAGCAGGAAGTTGCCGGGATGGGGATCGGCATGGAACACGCCGTCGATGGCGACCTGGCCGAGAAGGCACTCGAACAAGGCCTTGGCCAGCCGGGCGGCGTCCAGGCCGCGCTCGGCGATCGAGCGGGCCGCCGCGCCCAGCTGGATCCCGTCCAGCCGCTGCATCGTGAGCACTCGCCGGCTGCACAGCCGCGGATGCAACTCCGGTACGACGATGTCGTTGCTCGCAGCAATCGTTCGGCCGGCCGCGACGCTGGTCATGTTGCTTGCCTCGACGGTGAAGTCGAGTTCCTCCCGCATCGCGTCGGCGAACCCGGCGGCGAGTGCGCGGACGCCCATCGAGCGGCCCCAGTCCGTGTTGCGTTCGAGCGTCCTGGCCAGCCGCTGGACGATGTCGAGATCGCGCTCGACCACCGAGGCGATACCGGGCCGCTGGACCTTCACGACGACTTGTTCGCCGTCGCTCAGGCGGGCCGGGTAGACCTGGGCCACCGAGGCGGCGGCGAGCGGTTCGGGGCCGAACTCGGCGAAGACCTGCAGAGGCGGCGCGCCCAGCTCCTGGGTGAGCACTTCTTCGATCTGCGGCCACGGAGCAGGGGAGACCTGGTCCTGCAGCCGGCTCAGCTCCAGCGCGACGGAGGCCGGAATGACGTCGCTGCGGGTGGAGAGGACCTGGCCGAGCTTGACGAAGGTGACGCCGGCTTCGTCGAGGGCGAGCCTCAGTGAGCGGGCGAGATCCGCTTGCCCGGCGGCGTTTTCCCGGCCCGGCCGGCGGCGCCCGCGCAGGTACGGGCCGAGGCCGTGC
This region includes:
- a CDS encoding helix-turn-helix domain-containing protein → MPEYRRFPPPTAQRYAVEHYWMVEAPGDETEVKRAVLIPNGRPGLAIALGQPGLRQDPLTGTSWTNDGALFGIMTRPHLLTQSGPSSYVGAELTPWGAAALGLQDRLVDGVLPIADWTDAGTAGRLAADLRQLDFGQPRADKLADFLATRLHPVRNVELVERAVRIIEDSGGSVSVAEVAARTSTSYSSLYRAFSGATGIGPKQFGEIIRYFGFVGGLIAGPADAATTLAALHGYYDQAHAARDFKRYTGVSASSFRAVQDGIAVLMHERSVQDESADPAGD
- a CDS encoding VOC family protein, with the translated sequence MGRIIHVELTAAGLDAAAEFYTKAFGWQLTPSGFVDGYLVAETGAGDGIDAAIMKREYQQQPAIVWLEVDDLDATCAAVVAAGGTADHEAQEIPGVGRLSYVRDPEGVVLGIRQPAG
- a CDS encoding 4a-hydroxytetrahydrobiopterin dehydratase, coding for MAELLTDDQIDAAIRDHLPEWKVDENALVRSVKKDSFLDGIRLVATVAQLAESMNHHPDIDIRYTTITFRVSSHDAGGITDDDLVLARHIDTAAG
- a CDS encoding MFS transporter; amino-acid sequence: MSLTEAHKPKLFSGPHLPLVLGVIALVTLGAFENRAVGTALPTMVREFDAIGSFGLANAAPNASYLVSLAIAGLWADRRGPIPTLRAGAITFALAQLLVGTAQGMPMVVAGRLLSGLAEGLLDVALMVLVARALPAVLRPRMFSLFAAMWILPSVLGPFVTGLVTEHLGWRWVFIGAVALLIPSWLLLQPAMQLSARSVAPERSPKETAELEAWRSALPWAFAASVALFAMTLAGDHLQAHHIAGGTAIALSVVVLALAAVRVMPQGTFVARRGFPAVVAVRGLGGAAFAGTGAYLPLLLTLRHDFSPSKAGITLSITGVSWAFGSWLQGRDHGLQRVSVLRIGLVLMTLGLAVTSLLAWSDGGWAGLIGWSFAGVGMGLSSSSLSVLTLDLSDAGNSGRNTSAGQMAGTMSIATALAVSGTLLALNASDPGPWVFGTIIVASAALAFAALLTSHRVRPITS
- a CDS encoding ABC1 kinase family protein → MDVVLVGLINVGVFMVIFVPVSQRLLGVRFGLGRLAIGAGLTLAMFAPLMNALAGPLPWTGSTGAAIALLALDALCSMLTGLIFLVLAEAVVPTGSLPRARDLRRDLTGRIARTKRYLQILRIAIRHGLGPYLRGRRRPGRENAAGQADLARSLRLALDEAGVTFVKLGQVLSTRSDVIPASVALELSRLQDQVSPAPWPQIEEVLTQELGAPPLQVFAEFGPEPLAAASVAQVYPARLSDGEQVVVKVQRPGIASVVERDLDIVQRLARTLERNTDWGRSMGVRALAAGFADAMREELDFTVEASNMTSVAAGRTIAASNDIVVPELHPRLCSRRVLTMQRLDGIQLGAAARSIAERGLDAARLAKALFECLLGQVAIDGVFHADPHPGNFLLLTDGRIGMLDLGSVGRLDPSTREALQRFLLAVDHGDPTAATDALLEIVYRPDTVDEQSLERAVGQFMARHLGAGAALGPAMFNDLFKIITAHGLGVPPEVAAVFRALATIEGTISRISPGFDLVAASRQFAAAHVTDRLAPDALRRTATEELATLLPMLRRLPRRIDRIAAAAESGRLSVNVRLLADERDRRHLTGLLHQALLAILGATAGLMAVLLLGTPGGPQVTSSLSLFQLFAYNLLVICAVLVLRVLVLVFRLPESRS